One bacterium genomic region harbors:
- a CDS encoding type II secretion system F family protein, with protein sequence MERFRYQARSRSGAILDGEQEAESRKAVADGLFAKDLTPITIESAGKIRAAKNLVNIRRGVPMRERVLFSRQFATMISAGIPIVRAINVLKKQTENPILKTALTHISKDVEGGKTLSQSLAKYPKIFTPIYVSMVHAGEIGGILDQVLERLADQMEKDAELISKVRGAMVYPGLIFCVMIFSFAFIMTVVVPQLITVFDQINTDLPWNTKLLIEISKVSQRYGFMIAIGLVVAAIAGFRYIKANSKARKQVHALELKIPVLSAILTKINLARFARTLGSLLGSGIPVLEALQVVGDSITNLVIHDEMHRVSRGVKNGSTLAHALSTSHVFPSIVPEMIAVGEETGELEKILEKLADFYDKEVSSLVANLSSVIEPLMLIIMGSLVGFIIISVIGPLYQLTGSF encoded by the coding sequence ATGGAGCGTTTTCGCTATCAAGCCCGTAGTCGCAGTGGAGCCATACTCGACGGCGAACAAGAAGCCGAGTCTCGCAAGGCTGTAGCAGATGGACTATTTGCAAAGGACTTAACTCCCATCACGATTGAGTCTGCCGGCAAAATTCGTGCCGCAAAAAACTTAGTGAACATCAGGCGCGGAGTGCCAATGCGCGAGCGGGTTCTATTCAGTCGCCAGTTTGCCACGATGATTTCCGCGGGCATTCCGATCGTGCGAGCAATCAATGTTCTTAAAAAACAGACTGAAAACCCGATACTCAAGACAGCACTCACACATATAAGCAAAGACGTCGAGGGCGGTAAGACACTCTCACAAAGTCTTGCGAAATACCCCAAGATTTTTACGCCAATATATGTATCTATGGTGCATGCCGGTGAGATTGGCGGTATCCTTGATCAGGTCCTCGAGCGCCTAGCTGACCAGATGGAAAAAGACGCAGAGCTAATCAGCAAAGTCCGCGGAGCCATGGTCTATCCGGGTCTCATTTTCTGCGTCATGATATTCTCGTTTGCCTTTATTATGACGGTCGTCGTACCGCAGCTAATTACCGTCTTTGATCAAATCAATACAGATCTACCATGGAACACGAAATTGCTGATCGAGATATCAAAGGTTTCGCAGCGATATGGATTCATGATCGCGATAGGTCTCGTTGTGGCTGCTATTGCTGGCTTTCGATACATCAAGGCAAATAGCAAGGCACGCAAGCAAGTCCACGCGCTGGAGCTGAAGATTCCTGTGCTCTCCGCAATATTGACCAAGATAAATCTTGCCCGTTTTGCGCGTACGCTCGGATCATTGCTTGGTTCGGGCATCCCAGTGCTCGAAGCCCTGCAAGTCGTTGGCGACTCAATTACGAATCTAGTCATCCACGATGAGATGCACCGCGTGAGCCGTGGGGTCAAGAACGGATCTACACTCGCCCATGCCCTAAGTACAAGTCACGTCTTTCCTTCGATAGTCCCCGAAATGATTGCAGTCGGTGAAGAGACCGGCGAGCTTGAGAAGATTCTCGAAAAGCTTGCTGACTTCTATGACAAGGAAGTTAGTTCATTGGTAGCGAATTTGTCCAGTGTCATTGAGCCTTTGATGCTCATCATCATGGGCTCACTAGTTGGGTTTATCATCATCTCTGTCATCGGACCGCTCTACCAACTAACCGGATCGTTTTAG